In one Candidatus Nomurabacteria bacterium genomic region, the following are encoded:
- a CDS encoding M15 family metallopeptidase: MLKIKLKSRRIFYISILISVLLFAGSFSGVTYYGNELITKQQIKSQTELAKLDKTIADIKSKKIAEKAAADKKAADDAAARKAAETKATAETALKTQHDQAATPNCAISGAHGNPDQIDVLINKKHCFSPIDFAPSDIVYYQGYPVSNKIYSHLVSMLDAAASSGEVIGLTSAYRSYSNQLITYNKWVAVNGSTAAADTVSARPGYSEHQSGFAVDLDADNTCNLECFAKSSQYVWMKAHAADYGFVQRYQSGYESFTGYNAEAWHWRYVGSTVATDMKAKGIHTLEQYWGISGGGY; encoded by the coding sequence GTGCTCAAAATAAAACTAAAAAGCAGACGAATCTTCTATATCTCGATTTTAATTTCTGTATTGCTTTTTGCCGGGTCATTTAGCGGTGTTACCTATTACGGCAATGAACTTATCACCAAGCAGCAAATAAAATCTCAAACCGAACTCGCAAAGCTCGATAAAACGATTGCAGATATAAAATCTAAAAAAATAGCTGAAAAGGCAGCTGCAGATAAAAAAGCGGCGGATGATGCTGCCGCAAGGAAAGCTGCCGAGACAAAAGCGACTGCTGAGACTGCTCTCAAGACGCAACATGATCAGGCTGCTACGCCCAATTGTGCAATTAGCGGTGCGCACGGCAACCCGGACCAGATTGATGTCTTGATAAACAAAAAGCACTGTTTTAGCCCCATTGATTTCGCACCAAGCGACATCGTGTACTATCAGGGCTACCCTGTGAGTAATAAAATATATTCGCATTTAGTTTCGATGCTTGATGCAGCAGCATCATCGGGAGAAGTTATCGGACTTACCAGTGCGTATCGTTCGTATAGTAACCAATTGATTACCTATAACAAATGGGTGGCAGTCAACGGTAGTACGGCGGCTGCAGATACGGTCAGCGCTCGACCAGGCTATAGTGAGCATCAATCTGGTTTCGCGGTCGACCTAGATGCTGATAATACCTGTAATCTCGAATGTTTTGCAAAGAGCTCTCAATACGTATGGATGAAAGCGCATGCAGCTGATTATGGATTCGTTCAACGGTATCAATCGGGTTACGAAAGTTTCACCGGCTACAATGCAGAGGCGTGGCATTGGCGTTATGTTGGATCAACAGTAGCTACGGATATGAAGGCAAAAGGAATACATACACTTGAACAATATTGGGGCATTAGTGGCGGAGGCTACTAG
- the rplC gene encoding 50S ribosomal protein L3 yields the protein MKALLGTKIGMTQIISKDGVATPVTLIQAGPVTVTQVKSVETDGYNAVQVAYGEGKNLSKAVAGHTKPAQVTPKTIREFRVEDLPEDLKVGDAIDVSQFALGDVVDATGISKGKGFAGTVKRHNFNTSKKTHGGNGNVRKPGSIGSMYPQKVFKGKRMAGRMGHDRVTVKNLTVAYVDQTNNLIGLKGAVPGPNKGLVIIGGKA from the coding sequence ATGAAAGCACTTCTCGGTACCAAAATTGGTATGACCCAAATCATCAGCAAAGATGGTGTTGCTACTCCAGTAACATTGATTCAAGCTGGCCCTGTGACTGTGACTCAGGTCAAGTCTGTCGAAACCGACGGCTACAACGCAGTTCAAGTGGCATATGGTGAGGGTAAGAACCTGAGCAAGGCCGTTGCTGGACACACCAAACCAGCTCAAGTGACCCCGAAGACAATTCGGGAATTTCGCGTTGAAGACCTACCCGAAGATCTGAAAGTCGGTGATGCTATCGATGTCAGCCAGTTTGCACTAGGCGACGTCGTAGACGCAACCGGAATCAGCAAGGGCAAAGGCTTCGCCGGAACGGTCAAGCGACACAACTTTAACACCAGTAAAAAAACGCACGGCGGCAACGGTAACGTGCGTAAACCTGGTTCGATCGGGTCTATGTACCCACAAAAGGTCTTTAAGGGCAAACGTATGGCTGGCCGCATGGGTCACGACCGCGTAACGGTCAAGAACCTAACCGTCGCCTACGTCGATCAGACTAATAACCTGATTGGGCTCAAGGGTGCCGTACCTGGCCCCAACAAAGGCTTGGTGATCATAGGAGGTAAGGCATAA
- the rplD gene encoding 50S ribosomal protein L4, with protein sequence MAETTKPAAAKAATLPKEVFNVEVTNHELLKLAYDSYLANNRTASATTLTRGLVSGGGKKPWKQKGTGRARFGSSRNPIWRHGGVVFGPSGNENYSKKLSKTSKRVALRQALTLSNEAKKVTVLDIKTTGKTAEVAKILASHKLNRRVLIVVEAAEKSPELIRATSNLQDVRLIGAKYLSVYDILNADHVVLSTKSVPVIKNWLLQEGV encoded by the coding sequence ATGGCTGAAACTACTAAACCAGCAGCTGCTAAGGCTGCAACCCTGCCAAAAGAAGTATTCAACGTCGAGGTGACAAACCACGAGTTGCTAAAACTGGCTTACGATTCATACCTAGCAAACAACCGTACTGCAAGCGCTACAACGCTTACTCGCGGTCTAGTTAGCGGTGGTGGCAAGAAGCCGTGGAAGCAAAAAGGCACCGGCCGCGCTCGCTTCGGTTCGTCTCGTAACCCAATCTGGCGCCATGGTGGTGTCGTGTTTGGTCCTAGCGGCAACGAAAACTACTCAAAGAAATTGAGTAAAACAAGCAAGCGTGTTGCTCTTCGCCAAGCGTTGACTTTGTCTAACGAGGCTAAAAAAGTAACCGTACTAGACATCAAGACAACTGGCAAAACTGCTGAAGTTGCAAAGATTCTTGCTTCCCATAAGCTAAACCGTCGCGTATTGATCGTCGTAGAAGCAGCAGAGAAGTCACCGGAATTGATCCGTGCAACTTCAAACCTACAGGACGTCCGCCTCATTGGTGCGAAATACCTAAGTGTCTACGACATCCTAAATGCCGACCACGTAGTACTATCTACTAAATCCGTCCCAGTTATCAAAAACTGGTTGCTACAGGAGGGCGTGTAA
- the rplW gene encoding 50S ribosomal protein L23, with amino-acid sequence MSNSTQFVYPRATEKAYAASLNNVYVFNVPTSANKNDIVASIEAQYGVKVVSVRTVVQSGKAIRFNRGKRRFPGTTHRTDTKKAYVTLAKGDSIQVFAEQEQPKEEKK; translated from the coding sequence ATGAGTAACTCAACACAGTTCGTATACCCACGCGCTACCGAAAAGGCATATGCTGCAAGTCTAAATAACGTCTACGTATTTAACGTACCTACATCTGCCAACAAAAACGACATCGTAGCTAGCATCGAAGCTCAGTACGGCGTCAAAGTTGTCAGCGTGCGCACAGTCGTACAAAGTGGCAAAGCCATCCGCTTTAACCGCGGTAAGCGCCGCTTCCCAGGTACGACTCATCGTACAGACACCAAAAAGGCTTACGTAACTCTTGCAAAGGGTGACAGCATCCAAGTCTTTGCCGAGCAAGAGCAGCCTAAGGAGGAGAAGAAGTAA
- the rplB gene encoding 50S ribosomal protein L2, with amino-acid sequence MAIKAYNPTTPGRRGMTTQDLSDITTRGKVKSLVKSKKQNAGRNNTGRITVRHRGGGVKRHYRLVNHNLAAGLKVTVEEIEYDPNRSARIARVKDQHGLYHYILADTSMTKGKVIESGAKAPIESSNRLPLSEIPVGSQIYAIELTPGKGAQMVRAAGAKAQLMAKEGDHAQIRLPSGEVRRVRLEATAAIGVVGNVQHQNIKIGSAGRNRRKGIRPGVRGVVMNAADHPHGGGDGGRHGTGKAPRTPWGQLTLGYRTRRRKDVAGLIVKSRHEAKRKR; translated from the coding sequence ATGGCAATTAAAGCATACAACCCAACTACTCCCGGCCGTCGCGGCATGACTACTCAAGATTTGAGTGACATCACTACTCGCGGCAAGGTCAAAAGCCTCGTTAAGAGCAAAAAGCAGAATGCCGGCCGTAATAACACCGGTCGCATCACTGTTCGCCATCGTGGTGGCGGCGTTAAACGCCACTACCGTTTGGTTAACCACAACCTTGCAGCTGGCCTAAAGGTTACTGTCGAGGAAATCGAATACGATCCAAACCGTAGCGCTCGTATTGCCCGTGTTAAAGATCAGCACGGTCTATACCACTACATCTTGGCCGACACTAGCATGACGAAGGGTAAAGTTATCGAAAGCGGTGCAAAAGCACCAATCGAAAGCAGCAACCGTCTACCACTAAGCGAAATTCCTGTAGGTAGTCAGATCTACGCGATCGAACTAACCCCAGGCAAGGGCGCTCAAATGGTACGTGCAGCTGGCGCTAAAGCTCAGCTAATGGCTAAAGAGGGCGACCACGCCCAAATTCGCCTGCCATCAGGTGAAGTTCGCAGGGTTCGTCTAGAGGCAACCGCTGCAATCGGTGTTGTTGGTAACGTTCAGCATCAAAACATCAAGATAGGATCAGCCGGACGTAATCGCCGCAAGGGCATCCGCCCAGGCGTCCGAGGTGTCGTTATGAACGCCGCAGATCACCCACACGGTGGTGGTGACGGTGGTCGTCATGGTACTGGTAAGGCTCCGCGAACACCATGGGGTCAATTGACACTTGGTTACCGCACTCGCCGACGCAAAGACGTTGCCGGTCTGATAGTTAAATCACGCCATGAGGCGAAGAGGAAGAGGTAA
- the rpsS gene encoding 30S ribosomal protein S19, whose translation MSRSLKKGPFIDAKLAKKVAALSLDDRTVIKTWARSSTVTPEMVGRTIAVHNGRVHVPVVVSENMVGHKLGEFSPTRKFRKHGGKAK comes from the coding sequence ATGAGTCGATCACTTAAAAAAGGTCCATTCATCGATGCCAAGCTGGCTAAAAAAGTAGCCGCTCTGAGCCTCGATGATCGCACCGTTATCAAAACTTGGGCTCGTTCCAGCACTGTTACTCCTGAAATGGTCGGCCGCACAATCGCCGTACACAACGGCCGCGTGCACGTACCTGTAGTCGTTAGCGAAAACATGGTTGGTCACAAGCTCGGTGAATTTAGTCCAACTCGTAAGTTCCGTAAACACGGTGGTAAGGCGAAGTAA
- the rplV gene encoding 50S ribosomal protein L22: MADSLKVRAYIKGVDQTPRKVSLVAALVRNRTVADALVILEHVPKRAALPVKKAIESAKANAMNNHGLDGKTLVISTLSVTTGPRLRRFKPASRGRALPFEKKTSHILVEVSGTEKPKKKPVAKVADEKKEEK, from the coding sequence ATGGCTGATTCACTAAAAGTACGCGCATATATTAAGGGCGTCGACCAAACTCCCCGCAAGGTAAGCTTGGTCGCAGCGCTTGTACGCAATCGTACAGTTGCAGATGCACTTGTCATCCTGGAACACGTACCTAAGCGTGCAGCACTCCCTGTAAAGAAAGCTATCGAGAGCGCAAAAGCAAACGCCATGAACAATCATGGTCTTGATGGCAAAACACTTGTTATTTCTACATTGAGCGTCACGACTGGTCCACGACTTCGCCGATTCAAACCAGCTAGCCGCGGTCGTGCACTGCCATTTGAAAAGAAAACCAGCCACATTTTGGTCGAAGTATCTGGTACTGAAAAGCCTAAGAAAAAGCCGGTCGCTAAAGTAGCCGACGAGAAGAAAGAGGAGAAATAA
- the rpsC gene encoding 30S ribosomal protein S3 gives MGQKVNPISFRLQVHKNWSSRWFAGKKDFAKWLKEDIEIRELIEKRFASRPTISRIEIERSANLITITIHTAKAGVVIGRGGAGVTELKAAIEKLASLPVRINIEEVKRPELDAKLVAENIARQLERRINFRRAMKMSAQNTMNAGAKGIRIQVAGRLNNAEMARREKVIEGSVPLHTLRADIDFHSARALAPGVGIIGVKVWIYKGERS, from the coding sequence ATGGGACAAAAAGTTAACCCTATCAGCTTCCGCCTGCAAGTCCACAAGAACTGGAGTTCTCGCTGGTTTGCTGGCAAAAAAGACTTCGCTAAATGGCTGAAGGAAGACATCGAGATCCGCGAACTGATTGAAAAACGGTTTGCTTCTCGTCCAACTATCAGCCGTATAGAAATTGAACGTTCTGCCAACCTCATCACTATCACTATTCATACCGCGAAAGCTGGTGTTGTGATCGGTCGTGGCGGCGCAGGCGTTACTGAACTAAAGGCTGCGATTGAAAAGTTGGCTAGCCTGCCAGTTCGCATCAACATCGAAGAGGTTAAGCGACCTGAACTCGACGCCAAACTGGTTGCCGAGAACATCGCTCGCCAATTGGAGCGCCGCATCAACTTCCGTCGCGCCATGAAAATGTCTGCTCAGAATACAATGAACGCCGGCGCCAAGGGTATCCGTATCCAAGTTGCCGGTCGTCTGAACAACGCTGAAATGGCCCGCCGCGAAAAGGTTATCGAAGGTTCAGTACCTCTACATACACTACGCGCTGATATTGATTTCCACTCCGCTCGTGCACTTGCACCTGGCGTTGGAATCATCGGCGTAAAGGTATGGATTTACAAAGGTGAAAGGAGCTAA
- the rplP gene encoding 50S ribosomal protein L16, with protein sequence MLIPKKTKYRKVRKGKNKGIATRGHYVAFGDFGLQAQSNNDVTSRQIESARQAMTRYIKRGGKIWIRIFPHTPRTRKPQDVKMGSGKGNPEFFAAKVKAGTVMFEMKGVNEEIAREAMRLASHKLPVKTKFVKREEA encoded by the coding sequence ATGTTGATACCAAAGAAAACCAAGTATCGAAAAGTCCGCAAAGGCAAGAACAAGGGTATTGCAACTCGCGGTCACTACGTCGCCTTTGGTGACTTCGGCCTACAGGCGCAAAGCAACAACGACGTTACCAGTCGCCAGATCGAGTCAGCTCGTCAGGCGATGACACGCTACATCAAGCGTGGTGGTAAAATCTGGATTCGCATCTTCCCTCACACTCCACGTACTCGCAAGCCGCAGGACGTGAAAATGGGTAGTGGTAAGGGTAACCCTGAATTCTTTGCCGCAAAAGTTAAAGCCGGTACTGTCATGTTTGAGATGAAGGGCGTTAACGAAGAAATCGCTCGCGAGGCTATGCGCCTAGCAAGTCACAAGCTGCCAGTTAAAACAAAGTTCGTAAAGCGAGAGGAGGCGTAA
- the rpmC gene encoding 50S ribosomal protein L29 yields MAEKTTKATKSSKAKVAVEVKSLDQLKAELLTKQSDHLETRRSHRAGELVNPRAITHSRKDIARLKTAIRAHELKGDK; encoded by the coding sequence ATGGCTGAAAAGACTACTAAAGCGACCAAATCAAGCAAAGCGAAAGTTGCAGTAGAAGTGAAATCACTTGATCAACTAAAAGCTGAATTGTTAACGAAGCAGAGTGATCACCTGGAAACCCGTCGCAGCCATCGCGCTGGCGAATTGGTTAACCCACGTGCTATCACGCACAGTCGCAAGGACATCGCACGTCTAAAGACCGCGATCCGCGCGCATGAACTAAAAGGAGATAAGTAA
- the rpsQ gene encoding 30S ribosomal protein S17, with protein sequence MVKTLTGIVTSDVRDKTITVTVTSRETHPLYGKQFTRSRKYTAHDQENEAKVGDKVTIREVRPISKTKSFTLDSVDQKSKGSVELKEDVAPADVVKAKKADKTEEDKG encoded by the coding sequence ATGGTAAAGACACTCACAGGTATCGTCACATCTGACGTACGCGACAAAACCATCACCGTCACGGTGACAAGCCGCGAGACGCATCCTTTGTATGGCAAGCAGTTTACTCGTAGCCGTAAATACACGGCTCACGATCAAGAAAACGAAGCCAAGGTCGGCGACAAAGTCACTATTCGTGAAGTTCGTCCAATCAGCAAGACCAAGAGCTTCACGCTTGACAGTGTTGACCAAAAGTCAAAGGGAAGCGTAGAGCTAAAGGAAGACGTCGCACCAGCTGACGTCGTGAAGGCGAAAAAGGCCGACAAGACAGAGGAGGACAAAGGATGA
- the rplN gene encoding 50S ribosomal protein L14 translates to MIQQQSRLKVTDNSGAKEILCIRVLGGTRRRYARVGDIIVASVKEANPTGQVKKKSVIKAVVVRTRDTIQRKDGSTICFDDNAAVVIGDDKLPRATRVFGPVPRELRDLGYAKIVSLAPEVL, encoded by the coding sequence ATGATTCAACAGCAGTCCCGTCTCAAAGTAACCGACAACAGCGGTGCCAAGGAAATCTTGTGTATCCGTGTTCTCGGTGGTACTCGTCGCCGTTATGCACGCGTTGGTGACATTATTGTTGCTAGCGTTAAAGAAGCCAACCCGACTGGTCAGGTCAAAAAGAAGTCTGTCATTAAAGCTGTAGTCGTTCGTACACGAGATACTATTCAGCGCAAAGACGGCAGCACTATCTGTTTTGACGACAACGCAGCCGTTGTCATCGGCGACGACAAGTTGCCACGTGCAACTCGTGTATTCGGCCCTGTGCCACGCGAACTTCGCGACCTAGGCTACGCTAAAATCGTCAGCCTGGCACCGGAGGTACTCTAA
- the rplX gene encoding 50S ribosomal protein L24: MAQRIQKNDVVKIISGGDKGVTGKVIAVLPQKNAVLVENLGVKHRKVKPTQLQPTGGHKDIHVPIPLHKVALVVDEKTGKTSRVGYNKNADGAKVRLARQVKNKEIK, from the coding sequence ATGGCACAACGAATCCAAAAAAACGACGTAGTCAAGATCATCAGCGGCGGCGATAAAGGCGTTACCGGCAAGGTAATCGCAGTTTTGCCACAGAAAAATGCCGTGCTTGTTGAAAATCTTGGCGTAAAGCATCGCAAAGTTAAGCCAACACAGCTACAGCCAACTGGTGGTCACAAGGATATTCATGTCCCAATTCCACTACACAAGGTTGCGCTTGTCGTTGACGAAAAGACCGGCAAGACCAGCCGTGTCGGATACAACAAGAACGCCGACGGCGCCAAGGTCCGCCTTGCTCGTCAGGTAAAGAATAAGGAGATCAAGTAA